The following proteins are encoded in a genomic region of Penaeus chinensis breed Huanghai No. 1 chromosome 10, ASM1920278v2, whole genome shotgun sequence:
- the LOC125029554 gene encoding uncharacterized protein DDB_G0271670-like, whose protein sequence is SSSSSSSSSGSSSSSSSSSSGSSSNSSSSSSSSSNSSSSNSSSSSSSSGSSSSSSSGSSSNSSSSSSSGSSSNSSSSSSSSSSSSGSSSSSSSSSNSSSSSSSNSSSSSSSSSSSSSGSSSNSSSSSSSSSSSSSSGSSSNSSNSSSSSSSSSSSSSGSSSNSSSSSSSSGSSSNSSSSSSSSSSSSGSSSNSSSSSSSGSSSSSSRSSSSSSSSGSSSNSSS, encoded by the coding sequence agtagtagtagtagtagtagtagtagtggtagtagtagtagtagtagtagtagtagtagtggtagtagtagtaatagtagtagtagtagtagtagtagtagtaatagtagtagtagtaatagtagtagtagtagtagtagtagtggtagtagtagtagtagtagtagtggtagtagtagtaatagtagtagtagtagtagtagtggtagtagtagtaatagtagtagtagtagtagtagtagtagtagtagtagtggtagtagtagtagtagtagtagtagtagtaatagtagtagtagtagtagtagtaatagtagtagtagtagtagtagtagtagtagtagtagtagtggtagtagtagtaatagtagtagtagtagtagtagtagtagtagtagtagtagtagtggtagtagtagtaatagtagtaatagtagtagtagtagtagtagtagtagtagtagtagtagtggtagtagtagtaatagtagtagtagtagtagtagtagtggtagtagtagtaatagtagtagtagtagtagtagtagtagtagtagtagtggtagtagtagtaatagtagtagtagtagtagtagtggtagtagtagtagtagtagtcgtagtagtagtagtagtagtagtagtggtagtagtagtaatagtagtagt